In Syngnathus scovelli strain Florida chromosome 10, RoL_Ssco_1.2, whole genome shotgun sequence, the following are encoded in one genomic region:
- the s1pr3a gene encoding sphingosine 1-phosphate receptor 3a, with product MGTPPEEGMNMVIVNHYNNSGKWERARGGGACKTAVLLLICVLIVLENLTVLLALWRNKRFHSRMYFLIGNLALSDLLAGVAYVVNIFTSGSRTYFLTPAQWLAREGSMFVALSASTFSLLAIGIERHMTMVRLRPCETASRGRLLGLLAACWLVSVLLSALPSLGWNCLDDLDSCSTVLPLYAKSYVAFCISVFSALLVAIVILYIRIYRLVTSSGRRVSSRPSECSLALLRTVVIVLGVFVVCWAPLFMLLLLDVGCSRNGCAVLYEVDWFIALAVLNSALNPLIYTLSSREMRAAFFRLLCCCQSGPESTGTPAAGSPNLGTAGPTAENSKSSMGGGGKTTLNKGVNADEKRGDPAATALPHPAGPAELLSAVLVKAGALGKF from the coding sequence ATGGGTACCCCGCCGGAAGAAGGCATGAACATGGTCATCGTGAACCATTACAACAACTCAGGCAAGTGGGAACGGGCCCGTGGCGGCGGCGCCTGCAAGACGGCGGTGCTGCTGCTCATCTGCGTGCTGATCGTTCTGGAGAACCTGACGGTGCTGCTGGCCCTGTGGAGGAACAAGCGTTTCCACAGCCGCATGTATTTCCTCATCGGCAACCTGGCGCTGTCcgacctgctggccggcgtggcttACGTGGTCAACATCTTCACCTCGGGGAGCAGGACCTACTTCCTGACGCCGGCCCAGTGGCTGGCCCGGGAGGGGAGCATGTTCGTGGCCCTCAGCGCGTCCACCTTCAGCCTCCTGGCCATCGGGATCGAGCGCCACATGACCATGGTGCGTCTTCGCCCGTGCGAGACGGCCAGCCGCGGGCGTCTCCTGGGCCTCTTGGCGGCCTGCTGGCTGGTGTCGGTGCTGCTCAGCGCCCTGCCCAGCCTGGGCTGGAACTGCTTGGACGACCTGGACTCGTGCTCCACGGTCCTGCCGCTGTACGCCAAGAGCTACGTGGCGTTCTGCATCAGCGTCTTCAGCGCCCTGCTGGTGGCCATCGTCATCCTCTACATCCGGATCTATCGCCTGGTGACGTCCAGCGGGCGCAGGGTGAGCAGCCGACCTTCCGAGTGCTCCCTGGCCTTGCTGAGGACCGTGGTGATCGTTCTCGGGGTGTTTGTGGTATGCTGGGCGCCCCTCTTCATGCTGCTGCTCCTGGACGTGGGCTGCAGCCGCAACGGGTGCGCCGTTCTCTACGAGGTGGACTGGTTCATCGCCCTGGCCGTGCTCAACTCGGCCCTCAACCCTCTCATCTACACGTTGTCCAGCAGGGAGATGAGGGCCGCCTTCTTCCGCTTGCTCTGCTGCTGCCAGAGCGGCCCCGAGTCCACCGGGACGCCCGCGGCGGGTAGCCCCAACCTGGGCACGGCGGGGCCCACGGCGGAGAACAGCAAGAGCAGCATGGGGGGAGGAGGAAAGACCACCTTGAACAAAGGGGTCAACGCCGATGAGAAGCGCGGTGATCCCGCCGCCACCGCGCTGCCTCACCCGGCGGGACCCGCCGAGCTACTGTCCGCCGTGCTAGTGAAGGCCGGGGCCCTCGGAAAGTTCTGA
- the mier2 gene encoding mesoderm induction early response protein 2 isoform X2, protein MAAQSQAASELPLEELLALYGFAVPDPAKQSCHVSATLPDVTVAKNQIPEDIFAASEGVESSADDLTPSVTSSTSDLLQHLPPGNNDASVCSSDEEPDNISVPSNEEHKDIMVGSMYQAIIPPLSPYTYQEQVYHNEDQLLWRPGALPLLEVEQFLMNVQKPRGQEGAVCKQTCGDTVQDVQDDEQALYQLLRCNFNTEEALRRLHFNVKVFTELCGWSEEECRNFELGYKVYGKNFHLIQANKVRTRSVGECVEYYYRWKKSERHDYFTQQASRITRKKFTLQLGKMEEGDQDGGYAGEMEGSDNSAALLSCGSSGKLPPPLPRQSSLELDKQDEELQTGNVGRPQNLVDCPFPLTASSNQGARFSPVGAGPELQDHRPGFFQFHMRDSPFLPEVCGAAGDVSDSPVACRWDLTCCVPPLPHLMTSCPPPLHLSPFDSLQ, encoded by the exons ATGGCAGCTCAATCTCAGGCT GCCAGCGAGCTGCCCTTGGAGGAGCTTCTGGCTCTGTATGGCTTTGCAGTGCCGGACCCCGCCAAGCAGAGTTGTCACGTCTCCGCAACTCTGCCAGACGTGACAGTGGCCAAG AATCAGATCCCTGAAGACATCTTTGCCGCATCCGAGGGAGTGGAGTCATCAGCTGATGATCTCACCCCTTCAGTCACCTCCAGCACCTCTGATCTGCTCCAACACCTGCCTC cTGGAAACAATGACGCATCCGTCTGCTCATCTGACGAAGAACCCGACAATATCTCTGTCCCCTCCAATGAAGAACACAAG GACATCATGGTGGGTTCCATGTACCAGGCAATAATCCCTCCCCTCAGTCCTTATACGTACCAGGAACAAG TGTACCACAATGAGGATCAGTTGTTGTGGAGACCAGGTGCTCTGCCGCTGCTGGAAGTGGAGCAATTTTTAATGAATGTACAGAAGCCACGTGGCCAGGAGGGGGCAGTATGCAAGCAAACGTGTGGCGACACCGTACAAGACGTACAAGATGATGAACAG GCGCTGTATCAGCTGCTGAGATGCAACTTCAACACGGAGGAGGCACTGCGACGACTACACTTTAACGTGAAAGTGTtcactg AGCTCTGTGGCTGGAGTGAGGAGGAGTGCAGGAATTTTGAGCTCGGCTATAAAGTTTACGGGAAGAACTTCCATCTCATCCAGGCTAATAAG GTGAGGACCCGCTCTGTGGGGGAGTGTGTGGAGTACTACTACCGATGGAAGAAGTCAGAGAGACACGACTACTTCACTCAACAAGCTAGCAGGATCACTCGCAAGAAGTTCACCTTGCAGTTAGGGAAGAT GGAAGAGGGAGACCAAGATGGCGGGTATGCCGGCGAGATGGAGGGAAGCGATAATTCCGCCGCTTTACTGTCTTGCGGTAGCTCCGGAAAACTGCCGCCTCCTTTACCTCGGCAGTCGAGCCTAGAACTGGACAAACAAG ATGAAGAACTGCAGACGGGCAACGTTGGCCGTCCGCAGAACCTGGTTGACTGCCCCTTCCCTCTGACTGCCTCGTCCAATCAGGGAGCTCGCTTCTCTCCCGTCGGGGCAGGTCCGGAGCTTCAAGACCATCGACCGGGCTTCTTCCAGTTCCACATGCGTGACAGTCCGTTTCTCCCCGAGGTCTGCGGCGCAGCTGGTGATGTGAGCGACTCCCCCGTCGCATGCAGGTGGGACCTCACCTGCTGCGTGCCTCCTCTTCCCCATCTCATGACTTCCTGTCCTCCTCCTCTGCATTTGTCTCCCTTTGACTCACTTCAGTGA
- the mier2 gene encoding mesoderm induction early response protein 2 isoform X1: MAAQSQAASELPLEELLALYGFAVPDPAKQSCHVSATLPDVTVAKNQIPEDIFAASEGVESSADDLTPSVTSSTSDLLQHLPPGNNDASVCSSDEEPDNISVPSNEEHKDIMVGSMYQAIIPPLSPYTYQEQVYHNEDQLLWRPGALPLLEVEQFLMNVQKPRGQEGAVCKQTCGDTVQDVQDDEQALYQLLRCNFNTEEALRRLHFNVKVFTEELCGWSEEECRNFELGYKVYGKNFHLIQANKVRTRSVGECVEYYYRWKKSERHDYFTQQASRITRKKFTLQLGKMEEGDQDGGYAGEMEGSDNSAALLSCGSSGKLPPPLPRQSSLELDKQDEELQTGNVGRPQNLVDCPFPLTASSNQGARFSPVGAGPELQDHRPGFFQFHMRDSPFLPEVCGAAGDVSDSPVACRWDLTCCVPPLPHLMTSCPPPLHLSPFDSLQ, encoded by the exons ATGGCAGCTCAATCTCAGGCT GCCAGCGAGCTGCCCTTGGAGGAGCTTCTGGCTCTGTATGGCTTTGCAGTGCCGGACCCCGCCAAGCAGAGTTGTCACGTCTCCGCAACTCTGCCAGACGTGACAGTGGCCAAG AATCAGATCCCTGAAGACATCTTTGCCGCATCCGAGGGAGTGGAGTCATCAGCTGATGATCTCACCCCTTCAGTCACCTCCAGCACCTCTGATCTGCTCCAACACCTGCCTC cTGGAAACAATGACGCATCCGTCTGCTCATCTGACGAAGAACCCGACAATATCTCTGTCCCCTCCAATGAAGAACACAAG GACATCATGGTGGGTTCCATGTACCAGGCAATAATCCCTCCCCTCAGTCCTTATACGTACCAGGAACAAG TGTACCACAATGAGGATCAGTTGTTGTGGAGACCAGGTGCTCTGCCGCTGCTGGAAGTGGAGCAATTTTTAATGAATGTACAGAAGCCACGTGGCCAGGAGGGGGCAGTATGCAAGCAAACGTGTGGCGACACCGTACAAGACGTACAAGATGATGAACAG GCGCTGTATCAGCTGCTGAGATGCAACTTCAACACGGAGGAGGCACTGCGACGACTACACTTTAACGTGAAAGTGTtcactg AAGAGCTCTGTGGCTGGAGTGAGGAGGAGTGCAGGAATTTTGAGCTCGGCTATAAAGTTTACGGGAAGAACTTCCATCTCATCCAGGCTAATAAG GTGAGGACCCGCTCTGTGGGGGAGTGTGTGGAGTACTACTACCGATGGAAGAAGTCAGAGAGACACGACTACTTCACTCAACAAGCTAGCAGGATCACTCGCAAGAAGTTCACCTTGCAGTTAGGGAAGAT GGAAGAGGGAGACCAAGATGGCGGGTATGCCGGCGAGATGGAGGGAAGCGATAATTCCGCCGCTTTACTGTCTTGCGGTAGCTCCGGAAAACTGCCGCCTCCTTTACCTCGGCAGTCGAGCCTAGAACTGGACAAACAAG ATGAAGAACTGCAGACGGGCAACGTTGGCCGTCCGCAGAACCTGGTTGACTGCCCCTTCCCTCTGACTGCCTCGTCCAATCAGGGAGCTCGCTTCTCTCCCGTCGGGGCAGGTCCGGAGCTTCAAGACCATCGACCGGGCTTCTTCCAGTTCCACATGCGTGACAGTCCGTTTCTCCCCGAGGTCTGCGGCGCAGCTGGTGATGTGAGCGACTCCCCCGTCGCATGCAGGTGGGACCTCACCTGCTGCGTGCCTCCTCTTCCCCATCTCATGACTTCCTGTCCTCCTCCTCTGCATTTGTCTCCCTTTGACTCACTTCAGTGA